In the genome of Danio rerio strain Tuebingen ecotype United States chromosome 23, GRCz12tu, whole genome shotgun sequence, one region contains:
- the cd40 gene encoding tumor necrosis factor receptor superfamily member 5 precursor (The RefSeq protein has 3 substitutions, 1 non-frameshifting indel compared to this genomic sequence), with translation MTVILRVCLLVTLICLVSCCEKETHYTNSQGKCCKMCGPGTRMMKDDNCDDPRCKECEVGEYQSGYTKETICERQPSCDTNLNFLPQMNSNKTSRNECQCKPGYYCDLDHGCEVCRKHTVCEPGQRVAVKGSPIRDNVCEECSDGTFSTNHSADTCKEWTKCEYGEVDTPGSSTSDQTCVGTRDRTAVIVVVCVLLILIAAAALVGCLFFKKGKSPLFKLQKQTFMEIRPDDDVTIAVQQQPEEEDENAPVSPTLSNMTENGNFVVQEHGKDAIIPCHESTSNTYQ, from the exons ATGACAGTGATTCTCAGAGTCTGTTTGCTG GTCACACTGATCTGCCTTGTGTCATGCTGTGAGAAggaaacacattacacaaacagtCAAGGAAAATGCTGCAAGATGTGTGGACCAG GTACGAGGATGATGAAGGACGACAACTGTGATGACCCACGCTGTAAGGAATGCGAGGCTGGAGAGTATCAGAGCGGATACACGAAAGAAACCATATGTGAACGCCAGCCCAGCTGTGACACCA ATCTAAATTTTCTGCCACAAATGAATTCAAACAAGACCAGCCGAAATGAATGCCAGTGTAAGCCCGGATATTACTGTGATCTAGATCATGGATGCGAGGTTTGTCGGAAACACACAGTCTGCGAACCAGGACAGAGAGTTGCCGTTAAAG GTTCACCGATCAGAGATAATGTGTGTGAGGAATGTAGTGACGGGACATTTTCCACCAATCATTCAGCCGATACATGCAAGGAATGGACCAA ATGTGAGTACGGAGAAGTAGATACTCCTGGCAGTTCAACGTCTGACCAGACCTGTG TGGGTACACGCGACAGAACTGCTGTCATTGTGGTTTGTGTTTTACTTATCCTAATCGCCGCAGCTGCGTTAGTTGGAtgccttttctttaaaaaag GAAAATCTCATCTTTTTAAG TTGCAAAAACAAACCTTCATGGAAATAAGGCCAGATGACGATGTGACAATAGCAGTCCAGCAACAGCCTGAGGAGGAGGATGAGAACGCACCTGTGAGCCCAACACTAAGCAACATGACAGAAAATGGAAATTTTGTTGTTCAGGAGCATGGCAAAGATGCCATTATACCATGTCATGAATCAACGTCAAATGCATACCAATAG